From a region of the Rhodococcus sp. 4CII genome:
- a CDS encoding FAD-binding oxidoreductase codes for MDSLRAALADVVGERFVTVDADVLAARATDHTGRYRGRASALVRPADAAAVSAVLGICRGAGVKVTVQGGRTGLEAGTVPEHDDVLLSTERLTSVGAVDRENRRVAVGAGVTLATLRRAAADAGLLFGVDLASRDSATIGGMVSTNAGGLHTVRYGPMSAQVLGLEVVLPDGAIVRRSTRVGAENCGYDLPALWVGSEGTLGVVTTADLTLHPVPDFRVTALAGFAQLRGLIDAARVVRRLEGVDAVEMLDGRGLELASSQLGLAVPTGLPWYLLVELAGRRDLTDELAEGLERCGPDDEPAVGIDAAGRARLWAARDAFADVVGLFGPPLKFDAALPLDTLAAFVADAVALVTSRAPGAVPVLFGHVADGNLHLNVLRCPDESVLYQPITELIRDHAGTIASEHGVGAHKRNYLDLALGREDITAMWAIKQAFDPDDYLNPAVMFPDWLRRPR; via the coding sequence GTGGACTCGCTGCGCGCGGCGCTGGCCGACGTCGTCGGCGAGCGGTTCGTGACCGTGGACGCGGACGTGCTCGCCGCCCGCGCCACCGACCACACCGGCCGTTACCGCGGGCGGGCGAGCGCACTCGTCCGGCCCGCCGATGCCGCGGCAGTCTCGGCCGTGCTGGGGATCTGCCGCGGCGCCGGTGTGAAGGTCACCGTGCAGGGCGGACGCACCGGCCTCGAAGCCGGCACGGTTCCGGAACACGACGACGTGCTGCTGTCGACGGAACGGCTGACGTCGGTCGGGGCCGTCGACCGCGAGAACCGCCGCGTCGCCGTCGGCGCCGGTGTCACCCTCGCCACGCTCCGGCGCGCCGCCGCCGACGCGGGACTGCTGTTCGGCGTCGACCTCGCGTCCCGCGATTCCGCAACGATCGGCGGCATGGTGTCGACCAACGCCGGTGGGCTGCACACCGTGCGGTACGGACCCATGTCCGCGCAGGTGCTGGGCCTCGAAGTCGTGCTTCCCGACGGGGCGATCGTGCGGCGCAGCACCCGGGTGGGCGCCGAGAACTGCGGATACGACCTGCCCGCACTGTGGGTGGGCAGCGAGGGCACTCTGGGGGTCGTCACGACCGCCGATCTCACGCTCCACCCCGTGCCGGACTTCCGCGTCACCGCCCTCGCCGGCTTCGCACAGCTGCGCGGGCTGATCGACGCGGCTCGCGTCGTCCGGCGGCTCGAGGGGGTGGACGCCGTGGAGATGCTCGACGGCCGCGGACTCGAATTGGCCTCGTCGCAGCTGGGTCTCGCGGTTCCCACGGGACTGCCGTGGTACCTCCTCGTGGAACTGGCCGGCCGCCGCGACCTCACCGACGAGCTGGCCGAGGGGCTGGAGCGCTGCGGTCCCGACGACGAGCCCGCCGTCGGGATCGACGCCGCCGGGCGCGCGAGGCTGTGGGCGGCACGGGACGCGTTCGCCGACGTGGTCGGACTGTTCGGGCCCCCGCTGAAGTTCGACGCCGCGCTCCCCCTGGACACCCTCGCCGCATTCGTCGCGGATGCCGTCGCGCTGGTGACGAGCCGGGCACCGGGCGCCGTTCCGGTGCTGTTCGGACACGTCGCCGACGGCAACCTCCACCTGAACGTCCTGCGCTGCCCTGACGAGAGCGTGCTCTACCAGCCGATCACGGAACTGATCCGCGATCACGCCGGCACCATCGCATCCGAGCACGGTGTCGGCGCTCACAAACGCAACTATCTGGACCTCGCCCTCGGTCGCGAGGACATCACGGCAATGTGGGCGATCAAGCAGGCGTTCGACCCCGACGACTACCTCAACCCCGCAGTGATGTTTCCCGACTGGCTGCGTCGCCCTCGGTGA
- a CDS encoding VOC family protein: MTTSTHTTCVWPTLVYRDARAAIRFLVDAFGFEERAAYGEGDRVDHAELGWPKGGGIMLGSPREDSVISDLPPGTGSVYLAVDDPDALHERAVAAGATIVRGLRDEDYGSRGFTCRDPEGVFWSFGTYAGA; this comes from the coding sequence ATGACTACTTCGACGCATACCACCTGTGTGTGGCCCACCCTCGTGTATCGCGACGCGCGGGCCGCCATCCGCTTCCTCGTCGATGCCTTCGGGTTCGAGGAGAGGGCGGCGTACGGCGAGGGCGACCGGGTCGATCACGCCGAACTCGGCTGGCCGAAGGGTGGTGGGATCATGCTCGGCTCACCTCGCGAAGACTCGGTGATCAGCGACCTCCCGCCCGGGACCGGCTCGGTGTACCTCGCCGTCGACGACCCGGACGCGCTCCACGAGCGCGCCGTGGCCGCAGGCGCGACGATCGTGCGCGGACTGCGGGACGAGGACTACGGGTCGCGCGGATTCACCTGCCGCGACCCGGAGGGCGTGTTCTGGAGTTTCGGCACCTACGCCGGGGCGTAG
- a CDS encoding amidase family protein: MPPSRSFDRRAFLRVAGTSGAAALGVVALGACGERLHDPGVPPLPDGLSVAGGGAVSEFAPVDKATWRVQGDPLVAPTGDGPLTGMRLAVTDLYAVAGQQIGAGSGRRLAEVPAETGTAAVVTRLLGQGARVVGLAQTDDLGYGHSGVNQQFGTPPNPHAEDRLPGGATSGAASAVAQGAADIGLGVDTTGSVRIPASYQGLYGFAPSRGAVSTEGLFPLSPTFDTPAWVCGDLATLVAVSGALLPLTAETPFRSALTSDGINAVAEAGVLGAMRRALTSWEKSSLPRLTWTDTDIGRLPDWYEAVADVQGYEAWELHGDWVSEAMTSLGDEPRRNFGDASRIWETTYARKMTMLAEASKTITAYVGDRLLLLPATSSPAPERTSYPSGDRFRNTMRTTGMLTCLASISGLPNATVPLRTDDGMPAGLCLVGPFGRDRDVLAVVGSLDDAGLID, translated from the coding sequence GTGCCCCCCAGTCGATCTTTCGACCGTCGTGCCTTCCTTCGCGTCGCCGGAACGTCCGGGGCGGCCGCGCTCGGCGTCGTCGCGCTCGGCGCCTGTGGCGAACGGCTGCACGATCCCGGGGTTCCGCCCCTTCCCGACGGCCTGTCCGTCGCCGGCGGCGGTGCGGTGTCCGAATTCGCCCCCGTCGACAAGGCGACGTGGCGGGTGCAGGGAGATCCGCTGGTCGCGCCCACCGGCGACGGGCCCCTTACCGGCATGCGGCTCGCCGTCACCGACCTGTATGCCGTTGCGGGACAGCAGATCGGCGCGGGCAGCGGTCGGCGACTCGCCGAGGTGCCGGCCGAGACGGGAACCGCCGCCGTCGTGACGCGTCTCCTCGGTCAGGGTGCGCGCGTCGTCGGCCTGGCCCAGACCGACGACCTCGGGTACGGGCATTCCGGTGTCAACCAGCAATTCGGGACGCCGCCCAACCCGCACGCCGAGGATCGTCTGCCCGGCGGCGCGACGTCGGGCGCCGCGAGCGCGGTCGCGCAGGGCGCCGCCGACATCGGCCTGGGTGTCGACACCACCGGTTCCGTCCGGATCCCCGCCTCGTACCAGGGCCTGTACGGGTTTGCGCCGTCGCGGGGGGCCGTCTCCACCGAGGGGCTGTTCCCCCTGTCCCCCACGTTCGACACCCCGGCGTGGGTCTGCGGCGACCTGGCCACCCTCGTCGCCGTGTCCGGCGCACTGCTTCCCCTCACCGCGGAGACCCCGTTCCGCAGCGCACTCACGTCGGACGGCATCAACGCCGTCGCCGAGGCAGGCGTCCTCGGCGCAATGCGGCGCGCCCTGACGTCGTGGGAGAAGAGCTCCCTGCCCCGCCTGACGTGGACCGACACCGACATCGGCCGCCTCCCCGACTGGTACGAGGCGGTCGCCGACGTGCAGGGGTACGAAGCTTGGGAACTGCACGGCGACTGGGTGAGCGAGGCGATGACGTCGCTCGGCGACGAACCGCGCCGCAATTTCGGCGACGCGAGCCGAATCTGGGAAACCACGTACGCCCGGAAGATGACCATGCTGGCCGAGGCCTCGAAGACGATCACCGCGTACGTCGGCGACAGGCTGCTCCTGCTGCCCGCGACGTCCTCCCCGGCGCCCGAGCGGACGAGTTACCCCAGCGGCGACCGGTTCCGGAACACGATGCGTACCACCGGCATGCTCACGTGCCTCGCATCCATCTCGGGCCTGCCCAACGCGACCGTGCCGCTGCGCACCGACGACGGAATGCCCGCGGGCCTCTGCCTGGTCGGTCCGTTCGGCCGCGACCGCGACGTCCTGGCCGTCGTCGGCAGCCTCGACGATGCCGGACTGATCGACTGA
- a CDS encoding GNAT family N-acetyltransferase, giving the protein MGCVDSHHLDIVRLAWSRELGLPDDALATRPDADDRAVRVDDETDTIRFLRLGEASALVGPRWAIERADAHTSGELAESATLLALTQDRSGRCAGPMVLAFATDYQDPATGTPPLVSHEYDHVRHVEAASPPDDVTEARLGDRDRWFTILDDAQQPVASAGYAEFQGFLADVGVLTVPAFRRRGLGATVAGIATDDALDSGLIAQCRSPRDNLASRALAARAGYRELGTYSAVTLSRSTL; this is encoded by the coding sequence GTGGGGTGCGTGGACTCCCATCACCTCGACATCGTTCGACTCGCCTGGTCACGTGAACTGGGATTGCCCGACGACGCACTGGCCACCCGCCCGGACGCCGACGACCGCGCCGTCCGGGTGGACGACGAGACCGACACGATCCGATTCCTGCGCCTGGGCGAGGCGTCCGCACTGGTCGGACCCCGGTGGGCGATCGAGCGCGCCGACGCGCACACCTCCGGGGAATTGGCGGAATCCGCGACGCTGCTCGCACTCACCCAGGATCGATCCGGACGGTGCGCCGGCCCGATGGTGCTCGCCTTCGCCACCGACTACCAGGACCCCGCGACCGGCACGCCTCCCCTCGTCTCCCACGAGTACGACCACGTTCGCCATGTCGAGGCGGCAAGTCCCCCGGACGACGTCACCGAGGCCCGCCTCGGTGACCGCGACCGATGGTTCACGATCCTCGACGACGCACAGCAGCCGGTCGCTTCCGCCGGGTACGCCGAGTTCCAGGGTTTTCTCGCCGACGTCGGTGTGCTGACGGTCCCCGCGTTCCGGCGGCGTGGGCTGGGCGCCACGGTCGCCGGCATCGCCACCGACGACGCTCTCGACAGCGGACTGATCGCCCAATGCCGTTCACCCCGCGACAATCTGGCCTCGCGCGCGCTCGCCGCCCGCGCCGGATACCGGGAACTGGGCACGTACTCCGCAGTCACGCTGTCGCGAAGTACGCTCTGA
- a CDS encoding MFS transporter, translating into MDTERTAPPTSPPEHRNPWPALWALVIGFFMILVDSTIVAVANPAIMNDLHTDINKVVWVTSAYLLAYAVPLLVTGRLGDRFGPKNIYLIGLVLFTAASLWCGLSGTITMLIVARVFQGLGAALMTPQTMAVITRTFPPDRRGTAMGLWGAVAGVATLVGPLAGGVLVDNLGWEWIFIVNVPVGVIAFVLAWRLVPALETHQHKFDIPGVVLSALGMFFLVFGIQEGSSYDWSATVLASIGAGLVLLGVFVWYQSWNKNEPLLPLGLFTDRNFSLANVAITAMGFAITAMVLPLMFYTQAVRGLTPTRSALLLVPMAVLTGVFAPIVGKLVDRTHPRYIAGAGFLLFSIALGWLSMVMSPDVAIWQLLLPIGLIGLANSCIWSPLAATATHNLPPHQAGAGAGVYNTTRQVGAVLGSAAIGALITARLSAQGLNSDSQEAGVGEMPEFVKEPFATAMAQSIWLPAAVLLIGFVASVCFARPLREKKSGVTEGDAASRETSLRG; encoded by the coding sequence ATGGACACCGAGCGCACCGCACCACCCACGTCGCCACCCGAGCATCGAAATCCGTGGCCCGCTCTGTGGGCCCTGGTCATCGGCTTCTTCATGATCCTCGTCGACAGCACCATCGTGGCGGTGGCCAACCCGGCGATCATGAACGACCTGCACACCGACATCAACAAGGTCGTGTGGGTCACCAGCGCCTACCTGCTGGCCTACGCGGTACCGCTGCTGGTCACCGGCCGCCTCGGTGACCGGTTCGGTCCCAAGAACATCTACCTGATCGGGCTCGTCCTGTTCACCGCGGCGTCGCTGTGGTGCGGTCTGTCCGGCACCATCACCATGCTCATCGTCGCCCGGGTCTTCCAGGGTCTCGGCGCCGCCCTGATGACGCCGCAGACGATGGCCGTCATCACCCGCACGTTCCCGCCGGACCGTCGCGGCACGGCGATGGGGCTGTGGGGCGCCGTCGCCGGCGTCGCCACCCTCGTCGGCCCGCTCGCGGGTGGCGTCCTCGTCGACAACCTCGGCTGGGAGTGGATCTTCATCGTCAACGTGCCCGTCGGGGTGATCGCGTTCGTGCTGGCTTGGCGGTTGGTGCCCGCGCTCGAGACCCACCAGCACAAGTTCGACATTCCCGGTGTCGTCCTCAGCGCGCTCGGCATGTTCTTCCTCGTGTTCGGCATCCAGGAAGGCAGCTCCTACGACTGGTCGGCCACCGTGCTGGCGTCGATCGGCGCCGGTCTCGTCCTTCTCGGAGTCTTCGTCTGGTATCAGTCCTGGAACAAGAACGAGCCGCTGCTGCCGCTGGGGCTGTTCACGGACCGCAACTTCTCGCTCGCCAACGTGGCGATCACCGCCATGGGTTTCGCGATCACCGCGATGGTCCTGCCGCTGATGTTCTACACCCAGGCGGTGCGCGGTCTGACACCCACGCGGTCGGCGCTGCTGCTGGTGCCCATGGCCGTCCTCACCGGCGTCTTCGCGCCGATCGTCGGCAAACTCGTCGACCGCACCCACCCGAGGTACATCGCGGGCGCCGGATTCCTGCTGTTCTCGATCGCCCTCGGCTGGCTGTCCATGGTGATGTCGCCCGACGTGGCGATCTGGCAACTGCTGCTGCCGATCGGCCTGATCGGACTCGCCAACTCGTGCATCTGGTCGCCGCTCGCGGCCACGGCCACGCACAACCTTCCGCCCCACCAGGCGGGTGCCGGAGCCGGTGTCTACAACACGACCCGTCAGGTCGGCGCGGTGCTCGGCAGCGCCGCGATCGGCGCACTCATCACGGCGCGGCTGTCCGCGCAGGGACTGAACAGCGACAGCCAGGAGGCCGGCGTCGGCGAGATGCCCGAGTTCGTGAAGGAACCGTTCGCCACGGCGATGGCGCAGTCGATCTGGCTGCCCGCCGCCGTTCTGCTGATCGGCTTCGTCGCCTCGGTGTGTTTCGCACGACCGTTGCGAGAGAAGAAGTCCGGTGTCACCGAGGGCGACGCAGCCAGTCGGGAAACATCACTGCGGGGTTGA
- a CDS encoding AraC family transcriptional regulator, with protein sequence MSVVDSDTARSSGAFRRPAAPLRALVSGYDGYRLAGFEPGIHLGLPSPWLTVILTIDEPLDIAAQAEPRQAPGRYDTLASGIATSPVTIRHDGNQHGVQLALSPLGARALLGVPTAALGAWVVGLGDLLGPDADELTERLSLESGWDARFAILDEVLTRRAAQAAIDPHLARAWSLLVAGGGTRVGDVAREVGWSRRHLVDKFVAEYGVTPKDVVRLSRFHRSHRMLKGAPTATLAEVSAVCGYYDQAHMARDWRDLAGLAPSRWRESDPFSFVQDVDGGGGAE encoded by the coding sequence GTGAGCGTCGTCGACAGCGATACCGCCAGGTCGTCCGGTGCGTTCCGGCGCCCGGCCGCACCGCTCCGCGCGCTGGTGAGCGGGTACGACGGCTATCGGCTGGCCGGGTTCGAGCCCGGCATCCACCTCGGTCTGCCGTCGCCCTGGCTCACGGTGATCCTGACGATCGACGAGCCGCTCGACATCGCCGCGCAGGCGGAGCCGCGGCAGGCGCCCGGTCGGTACGACACGCTGGCCAGCGGCATCGCCACGTCGCCGGTGACGATCCGGCACGACGGCAACCAGCACGGCGTCCAGCTCGCGCTCAGTCCGCTCGGCGCCCGGGCGCTGCTGGGGGTGCCCACCGCAGCCCTCGGCGCGTGGGTGGTCGGACTGGGTGACCTGCTCGGCCCAGATGCGGACGAACTGACCGAGCGACTGTCCCTCGAATCCGGATGGGACGCGCGGTTCGCGATCCTCGACGAGGTCCTGACGCGGCGCGCGGCGCAGGCGGCGATCGACCCCCACCTCGCGCGGGCCTGGAGCCTGCTCGTCGCCGGCGGCGGCACCCGGGTCGGCGACGTCGCACGCGAGGTCGGGTGGAGCAGAAGGCATCTGGTCGACAAGTTCGTCGCGGAGTACGGCGTCACGCCGAAGGACGTGGTGCGGCTGTCGCGATTCCACCGTTCGCACCGGATGCTCAAGGGTGCCCCCACCGCGACGCTCGCGGAGGTGTCGGCCGTGTGCGGCTACTACGACCAGGCGCACATGGCGCGGGACTGGCGTGACCTCGCCGGACTCGCTCCGTCGCGGTGGCGCGAGAGCGATCCGTTCTCATTCGTCCAAGACGTCGACGGCGGCGGTGGCGCAGAGTGA
- a CDS encoding PadR family transcriptional regulator: MVTVALTPLGVTILGLLCERTMHPYEMYQLAAARRGRVVKIRPGSLYHTVSRLEGEGLVRTTGTDRAGNRPERTMYEITDTGREALVHRVSDMLATPAHEYPQFPLALAEAHNVDAHTVVDLLRDRLDHLRGEIGELETASALACSTETPRIFLLGNEFLLTVARAEHDWLSVLVTDIESGALPWLSPELLDRLTHSRRIPSGSAKD, encoded by the coding sequence GTGGTGACCGTGGCACTCACACCACTCGGGGTCACCATCCTCGGACTGCTGTGTGAGCGCACGATGCATCCGTACGAGATGTACCAACTCGCCGCCGCCCGGCGCGGACGGGTCGTGAAGATCCGGCCGGGGTCCCTGTACCACACCGTGAGCAGGCTCGAAGGTGAAGGACTGGTGCGCACCACCGGCACCGACCGGGCGGGAAACCGGCCCGAACGCACCATGTACGAGATCACGGACACGGGCCGTGAGGCGCTCGTGCACCGAGTGAGCGACATGCTCGCCACCCCGGCGCACGAGTACCCTCAGTTTCCCCTCGCGCTGGCGGAGGCGCACAACGTCGACGCGCACACCGTGGTGGACCTGCTCCGGGACCGCCTCGATCACCTCCGCGGAGAAATCGGCGAACTCGAGACCGCGTCCGCGCTCGCCTGCTCCACCGAGACACCCAGGATCTTCCTCCTGGGCAACGAGTTCCTCCTCACCGTCGCCCGTGCGGAGCACGACTGGCTGAGCGTTCTGGTGACCGACATCGAATCCGGCGCCCTGCCCTGGCTTTCGCCGGAACTTCTCGACCGACTGACACATTCACGCCGGATCCCCTCCGGTTCAGCAAAGGATTGA
- a CDS encoding class I adenylate-forming enzyme family protein encodes MPSSLVEYPSGGPFFHDDRVVRARDGLLRYGGLNPSLTELLDVSVHRYAGRVAVEEDGGRSLTFSQLWTSAARVAGGLKAKGVEIGDRVAVRQPIGVRWVEAFLGVLLAGGVPVGVSPALGDAQTGEVLADSESALILDGELPEGISFIDDGASPDELVLLSYTPGPSESPKGVELSNENVLSTIESVLHARGFSSEGLRNLLVEPELHTVGSLVELLSTLVVGGTVLLTGSTDAASWRGTGADVLTAAPAVLLRAVESSRVTSFGRRAVRWIDYSGAGLSLEQSQLLRRTFPAAKHYLGWGMTETCGAGLALPDECALTHAGSVGVAFGGMEVALFGPEADRGIGELLCRGPGVSRGYWNRPDVTAKTFTGGWFHTGDTANIDDEGFVRIVDRDTAA; translated from the coding sequence ATGCCGTCGTCCCTCGTCGAGTACCCGAGTGGGGGCCCGTTCTTCCACGACGACCGGGTGGTCCGTGCTCGCGACGGCCTGCTCCGGTACGGCGGGCTCAACCCGTCGCTCACCGAACTGCTCGACGTGTCCGTGCACCGCTACGCGGGCCGGGTGGCCGTCGAGGAGGACGGCGGCCGGTCGCTCACGTTCTCTCAGCTGTGGACGTCCGCGGCGCGGGTCGCCGGCGGACTGAAGGCGAAGGGCGTCGAGATCGGTGACCGCGTCGCCGTGCGGCAGCCGATCGGGGTCCGCTGGGTGGAGGCCTTCCTCGGGGTGCTGCTGGCCGGAGGCGTGCCGGTGGGCGTCAGCCCGGCGCTCGGCGACGCGCAGACCGGCGAGGTGCTCGCCGACAGCGAATCGGCGTTGATTCTCGACGGCGAACTGCCGGAAGGTATCTCGTTCATCGACGACGGCGCGAGCCCCGACGAGTTGGTACTGCTGTCGTACACGCCCGGCCCGTCGGAGTCCCCGAAGGGCGTCGAGTTGAGCAACGAGAACGTCCTCTCCACCATCGAATCCGTCCTCCACGCGCGCGGCTTCAGCTCCGAGGGGCTGCGGAATCTTCTGGTCGAACCGGAACTGCACACCGTCGGATCGCTCGTCGAACTGCTCTCGACGCTGGTGGTGGGCGGGACGGTCCTGCTGACCGGGAGCACCGACGCCGCCTCGTGGCGGGGCACCGGAGCCGACGTGCTCACCGCGGCACCCGCCGTCCTCCTGCGGGCCGTGGAGTCCTCGCGGGTGACGAGCTTCGGCAGGCGCGCGGTGCGCTGGATCGATTACAGCGGGGCCGGCCTGTCGCTGGAGCAGTCGCAGTTGCTCAGGCGGACGTTCCCTGCGGCCAAGCACTATCTCGGGTGGGGCATGACCGAGACCTGCGGAGCGGGGCTGGCGCTACCCGACGAGTGCGCACTGACACACGCGGGCAGCGTGGGGGTCGCATTCGGCGGGATGGAGGTGGCCCTGTTCGGTCCCGAGGCCGACCGCGGGATCGGTGAATTGCTGTGCCGCGGGCCCGGAGTCAGCCGCGGTTACTGGAACCGGCCCGACGTCACCGCGAAGACGTTCACCGGGGGCTGGTTTCACACCGGGGACACCGCGAATATCGACGACGAGGGCTTCGTCCGTATCGTCGACCGCGACACCGCTGCCTAG
- a CDS encoding enoyl-CoA hydratase/isomerase family protein codes for MTEPASAAHPTRLERVRTDAGAEIAILTFAHGPLNLFDQAMFDAVQSDVAALAENPPRAVLLRAEGKVVSAGVDVHVFDGLTAEQGADLWQELFAEICHPLEALPCPVVYAAHGLTLTAAFEIALACDIILAAPKAKFGLVETVVGLTPSMGGPQRLAERAGSGRARELVMTGDLYDAATLHTWGVVNAVHEDVDTEARALAARLADGPTRAHDATKQIISAWRSGGVAHADSITPDVSGALFETDDLRGAVRSFLDVGPGKATYTGR; via the coding sequence ATGACTGAGCCTGCCTCCGCTGCGCATCCCACCCGACTCGAGCGTGTCCGCACCGATGCCGGCGCCGAGATCGCGATCCTGACATTCGCCCACGGCCCGTTGAATCTCTTCGATCAAGCGATGTTCGACGCCGTGCAGTCGGACGTGGCGGCGCTTGCCGAGAACCCGCCCCGCGCGGTGCTGCTGCGCGCCGAGGGCAAGGTCGTCTCCGCGGGGGTGGACGTGCACGTGTTCGACGGGCTCACCGCGGAGCAGGGCGCGGATCTGTGGCAGGAACTGTTCGCCGAGATCTGCCATCCGCTCGAGGCGCTGCCCTGCCCCGTCGTCTACGCGGCCCACGGCCTGACGCTGACCGCGGCATTCGAGATCGCGCTCGCCTGCGACATCATCCTCGCCGCGCCGAAGGCGAAGTTCGGACTGGTCGAGACGGTCGTCGGCCTGACGCCGTCGATGGGCGGGCCGCAGCGGCTGGCCGAACGTGCGGGGTCCGGCCGGGCGCGGGAACTCGTGATGACCGGCGACCTGTACGACGCCGCGACGCTGCACACCTGGGGTGTGGTCAACGCCGTCCACGAGGACGTCGACACGGAGGCACGCGCACTCGCGGCACGGCTGGCGGACGGTCCGACCCGCGCACACGACGCCACGAAGCAGATCATCTCCGCGTGGCGGTCGGGTGGAGTCGCGCACGCCGACTCGATCACGCCCGACGTGTCGGGCGCGCTGTTCGAGACCGACGACCTGCGGGGCGCGGTGCGCAGCTTCCTCGATGTCGGACCGGGCAAGGCCACCTACACCGGACGCTAG
- a CDS encoding adenosine deaminase, whose product MSSPVAELHMHIEGSLEPELIFELAERNSVQLPYTDLDDLRSRYEFTDLQSFLDLYFANMQVLRTAQDFADLTRAYFARASAGGVAHVEFFFNPQAHVNRGVPLHEVLDGIMDAVATSEREFGLSSAAIAAILRDRPVHEAEDVFGEIVRLQTPIVGLGLDSAEVGNPPSLFEDVFARARSEGLHVVAHAGEEGPPEYIWQALDLLGAERIDHGVRALEDPALVARLVDEEVPLTVCPLSNVRLCVVDSLSEHPLRTMLEAGLIVTVNSDDPAYFGGYVDDNFAQLRDQLGLTDAERDTLARNSIRASFASEARKAELLRG is encoded by the coding sequence GTGAGCTCTCCCGTCGCCGAGCTGCACATGCACATCGAGGGTTCCCTCGAACCCGAGCTGATCTTCGAGCTCGCCGAACGGAATTCCGTGCAGCTGCCGTACACGGACCTCGACGACCTCCGCTCGCGGTACGAGTTCACCGACCTGCAGTCGTTCCTCGACCTCTACTTCGCCAACATGCAGGTGCTACGGACGGCCCAGGACTTCGCGGACCTCACCCGCGCCTACTTCGCGAGGGCGTCCGCCGGCGGCGTGGCGCACGTGGAGTTCTTCTTCAATCCGCAGGCACACGTCAATCGTGGTGTCCCGCTGCACGAGGTGCTCGACGGGATCATGGACGCGGTGGCCACCAGTGAGCGGGAGTTCGGACTCAGCAGCGCCGCCATCGCCGCGATCCTGCGGGATCGTCCCGTGCACGAGGCGGAGGACGTGTTCGGGGAGATCGTCCGGTTGCAGACGCCGATCGTCGGGCTCGGACTGGACTCGGCCGAGGTGGGCAACCCGCCGTCGCTCTTCGAGGACGTGTTCGCCCGCGCCCGGTCGGAAGGCCTGCACGTGGTCGCCCATGCCGGTGAGGAAGGCCCGCCGGAGTACATCTGGCAGGCGCTCGACCTGCTCGGCGCGGAGCGCATCGATCACGGGGTGCGGGCGCTGGAGGACCCGGCGCTCGTGGCGCGCCTGGTGGACGAGGAGGTGCCGCTCACCGTGTGCCCGTTGTCGAACGTGCGGCTGTGCGTCGTCGACTCCCTGTCGGAACACCCGCTGCGGACCATGCTCGAGGCCGGCCTGATCGTCACCGTCAATTCCGACGATCCCGCCTACTTCGGTGGATATGTCGACGACAACTTCGCGCAGTTGCGGGACCAGCTCGGGCTCACGGATGCCGAACGGGACACGTTGGCGCGCAACTCGATCAGGGCGTCGTTCGCGAGCGAGGCGAGGAAGGCGGAACTGCTCCGCGGCTGA